A stretch of Lactuca sativa cultivar Salinas chromosome 6, Lsat_Salinas_v11, whole genome shotgun sequence DNA encodes these proteins:
- the LOC111914203 gene encoding probable receptor-like protein kinase At5g18500 produces the protein MGLKKEMSEEIPALNLEVWHLIAIFVALSIVIVLSLLWCYTFSKKKSKNIKDRRLPITQKPTVVSAEIKDIRVDQNSANTLTGQDANPNSHTLWDKFSDKDKDSDKLLTRPSVDKSKFGDNSSQSGSFNHLDKEEMGLDSGEKGRSSSHPMSGSSPLSGLPEFSHLGWGHWFTLRDLEVATNRFSKDNVVGEGGYGVVYRGHLVNGSPVAIKKILNNVGQAEKEFRVEVEAIGHVRHKNLVRLLGYCIEGTHRLLVYEYVNNGNLEQWLHGAMRQHGYLTWEARMKVILGTAKALSYLHEAIEPKVVHRDIKSSNILLDDEFNAKLSDFGLAKLLGAGKSHITTRVMGTFGYVAPEYANSGLLNEKSDVYSFGVLLLEAITGRDPVDYGRPADEVNLVDWLKMMVGNRRSEEVVDPNIGTRPSRTALKRALLTALRCVDPDSEKRLTMGEVVRMLESEDYPLTRQGRRRRRSQANAQEPESQTENSDAEKGTK, from the exons ATGGGTCTGAAGAAGGAAATGTCAGAAGAAATCCCAGCTTTAAATCTTGAAGTATGGCACCTTATAGCAATATTTGTAGCATTATCTATCGTTATTGTTCTTTCATTACTTTGGTGTTACACCTTTTCAAAAAAGAAATCCAAGAACATAAAAGACAGGAGGCTTCCAATTACTCAAAAGCCAACTGTCGTATCAGCAGAGATCAAAGACATAAGAGTTGACCAAAATTCAGCTAACACATTAACAGGCCAAGACGCAAATCCAAATTCTCACACTTTGTGGGACAAGTTCAGTGACAAAGATAAAGATTCAGACAAGCTTTTAACACGTCCAAGTGTTGATAAGAGTAAATTCGGTGATAACAGCAGTCAATCAGGATCTTTTAATCATTTAGATAAAGAAGAAATGGGTCTTGATTCAGGTGAAAAAGGAAGATCTTCTTCACATCCCATGAGTGGTTCTTCTCCATTATCTGGTTTACCTGAGTTTTCTCACCTTGGTTGGGGTCATTGGTTTACTTTGAGGGATTTAGAGGTTGCAACAAATCGGTTTTCAAAAGATAATGTCGTTGGTGAAGGTGGGTATGGGGTTGTATATCGTGGTCATCTTGTTAATGGCTCTCCTGTTGCTATCAAGAAGATTCTCAATAACGT AGGACAAGCAGAAAAGGAGTTTAGAGTTGAAGTTGAAGCAATTGGTCATGTTCGCCATAAAAATTTAGTTAGACTCCTTGGCTATTGCATTGAAGGAACCCACCG GTTGTTGGTTTACGAGTATGTGAACAATGGTAATTTAGAGCAATGGCTTCATGGGGCAATGCGACAGCATGGATATCTTACTTGGGAGGCTCGTATGAAAGTTATTCTTGGGACTGCAAAGGC TCTGTCATACTTACACGAAGCGATCGAGCCGAAAGTGGTGCACCGAGATATCAAATCCAGCAATATACTTTTAGACGATGAATTCAATGCTAAATTGTCGGATTTTGGACTTGCCAAGTTATTGGGTGCTGGGAAAAGTCATATCACAACCAGAGTGATGGGTACTTTCGG gtATGTAGCTCCAGAGTATGCAAATAGCGGGCTTTTGAATGAGAAGAGCGATGTTTATAGTTTTGGGGTTTTACTTTTGGAAGCAATTACAGGAAGAGATCCAGTAGACTACGGTCGTCCAGCAGATGAG gtGAATTTGGTGGATTGGCTGAAAATGATGGTGGGAAACAGGAGGTCAGAAGAGGTGGTTGACCCTAATATTGGTACCAGACCATCAAGAACCGCACTTAAACGGGCTCTTTTGACCGCTTTGAGATGTGTTGACCCTGATTCTGAGAAGAGACTTACAATGGGCGAGGTCGTGCGAATGCTTGAGTCTGAAGACTATCCCTTAACACGACAG GGGCGAAGGCGGCGTAGGAGTCAAGCAAATGCTCAAGAACCGGAGTCACAGACTGAGAACTCGGATGCAGAAAAGGGTACCAAATAA